The nucleotide sequence CGACCTGCCGAGCAGGCCCGTCTTGCGGGTCTGGCGCTTGATTCCGCCATACTTGGGGGCGAGCAGGCGGGCTTTGTAAATTTGTCTCAGGGCAAACTGCGCATGGCTGGCGGCGAATTTTGCGTCAACGCCACCCGCGCGGTGGGGGCGCTGCTGGCCTACACGGCCCAGAACGCAAACCCTGATCAGGCTCCGCTTGAGGGCATTGCCCCCGGCGCAGCGCCTGCTGCGGGCTGCGGCAGCGACCAGGCCGAGCGCATTGACGAAGTTCTGGTCTCTGGCTGGCACAGCCCGGTGCGGTTGCGCACCAGAGGGTGCGCCCCGCTCTGGCAGGTAGAGGCCCTGTTGCGTCTGCCTTCGTGCAGCATCGCCACTGTCGGGCAGGGCGCGCACCTTGTGCGCCTGCCGGGCATTTGTCACCTGCTGCTTGGCGGCCCGGTCCATCATCTGCCCGAAGACTGCTACGCGGCTGCGGCCCAGATGCGCGAACAGCACAATCTTGAGGCGGAGCCTGCGGCCGGTGTTATCTGGTGGCGCGAGCAGCAGGGCCAGCTGGAAATGCTGCCCCTCGTGCACGTGCGCGATGCAGGCACGACGTTTATTGAAAACGCCTGCGGTTCCGGGGCGCTGGCGCTTGCATTGTGTCTGTCGCGGACAGGCACGCGCCGGATGTTTTCCATCATGCAGCCCGGCGGCTCCCCACTGGACGTGCGCCTGTTTGCCGAAAACGGCGCCGACATGGCAGGCGTTGACGGCCCGGTGGCCCTTGTGGCCCGAGGCAAGGTCTGGCTGCCGGAGCCGGATGCGCTCACCCGCCCTCTCCAGGCCTGAGGCATGACCAGCAAGCTGCGCGAGGGCTTTACCACAGGCAGCGCCGCCACAGGGGCTGCCCTGGCGGCACTGCAGCTGCTGCGCATGGGCTGCGCGCCTGCGGAAGTGCACGTGCCCTTGCCCCCCTTTGACGCGGAGCCCCAAGGTCGCGACAGCAATATTTTTACCCCGCGCGGCTGGCTGCAGTTGCCAGTAGCAAACTGCGCCCCCGGCCCCGCGCCGGAACTGGTTGCGGCCTGGAACGCGGGCACGTCTGCCCGGTCCGACCCGCCGCCGCAGGGCATCATCCGGGCCGCCCACGCCAGCATCATCAAGGACGGCGGCGATGACCCCGATGCTACTTCAGGCGCGCGCATAACGGCCACCGTGGTTGAGCACGTCGCCGCGCAACAGCATGCAGACCTTGCAGACCTCGGCTCCATCATTATAAAGGGAGGGCCGGGGGTAGGCCGCGTTACCCTGCCGGGCTTGCCGGTGCCAGTGGGACAGGCGGCCGTCAACCCTGTGCCGAGGCAGCAGATCACCCTTGCCCTGCAGGCTTGGGAACGCCAACGCGGCAACGTCCCAAACGGCGCGCAGGCTGGAACGCAGGAGGGGCATACCGCCCTGACGGTATTTGTCAGCGTGCCCGAGGGCGCGCAGCTGGCGCAAAAGACCTTTAATCCCCGGCTGGGCATTGAGGGCGGCATTTCCATACTGGGAACGCAAGGCACGGTGCGGCCCTTCAGCCATGCCGCATGGAAGGCCACCATCGAGCAGGGGCTGTCTGTCGCCGCCGCCACCGGCTGCCGCAGCATCTGTCTGACCACGGGCAGGCGCTCCGAACGGCTGCTTATGGAGCGCAACCCCTTGCTGCCCGCTCGCTGTTTTGTGCAGGTTGCCGACTTTGCAAAATTTTCGCTGCACGCGGCGGGCCTGCTGGGCTTTGAACGCATTGTCTGGGGCTGTTTTTTTGGCAAACTGGTCAAGCTGGCCCAAGGCCATGCGTACACCCATGCCCAAAACGCCACGCTCGATATGCAGGCTCTTGCGCAGATGGCCAGGGCCGCAAACGCAACCAGCGCAGAGGCTGTGGGCCGCTGCATAACGGCGGCGCACGCGCTGGAGCTGCTGCTGGCCGATAAGGCCGGGCCGAGGGTGCTCGAGCAGGTGGCCCGTCAGGCCGTGCGCACGGCGCAAAATTTTGCGGGCTGCCCGGTGAGCCTGCACCTTTTTCACACTGACGGCAGGGAATTATTGGCGCTATGAAACAACAGGTCTCACTGCCCGGCTTGGCCGTGCCATCCCATGCGCACACCACCCCCACCAAGGATGACGCTGCGGCCATCCCCCTTTTGCGCGCGGCAGAAGCGGGCACGGGCGCACCTGCAAGCAACGCAGCCCAGCAGCTCGGCCCTGCAGACGAGGCCACGACGCAGGCAGCCCCTACGGCCCAGCCCGAAATGGCCGCACCGCAAGATCACACTCCGGCTGCCGCCGTGGCCGCTGACAATGCGGCCCCAATAGGCATGGCTGAACCCGCGCCGCAGACCGGCGCATATCCCGCCCCAGACATGCGCCCAGATGACAATCCGAGCCCGCAGGCAACCGCCCCGGCTACGGAATATGCCCTCCACTCGTCTATCGCTGACGTCGCCGCCGACGCCATGACGCCCCAGCCTGCCGGGCCCGCAGATTTTGCCGATTTTATCGACTTTTCCGGGCCGGCATACCCGGCTGACACCTCGACAGCCCAATCTGCGGGCACGGCTGAGCAGACGCCCTCGGCAGGCCCGGCGCACGAGGCAGATACGACAACATTGGCGGAAGAGGCCGACACCGTCGCGCCCGCCGATGACCCGGCATCCGCCCCCTTTACATACGCCGTCCCGGCAACAGCTCCGCTTGCAGACGCTGCCGCCCCCCCGGTCGCAACCCATGCTGAACCCCATGCCGCAGCACATGCCGCTGTTGAGGAAACGGACACGGCCAGAACAACTGCCGAGGCTGCCCCGACACCCGTCGGTATGGCCGAGCAGGACGACTGGCCGCCCATGTCTGAAATGCTCCAGTCGTTTTTTATTTTTGAGCCGACAACGGCAGCCCCCCACCCCATTACGGTCATGGGGCTCGACTGCGCCCGCCCGCGCGGTCTGGCAGGGCTTGCCGAAGCGCAGCGCCGCCTGGCGGAAGAGGCCGACGTCATCTGCGCCGGGCGCATGCTGCTTGAAGAATTTTCTGGCCGCAGCCTCATGACTGACGGCCCGGATGCCGAAGGGGAGCAGACCTCGACCGGAACCCCGGCCCTCAAGGCGCGTCTGCTGCCCCTGAGCACGCCGCTTGAGCCGCTGCTCACCCGGCTGAGCCAGTTGCGGGCCGCAGGCGAGCGCGTGCTTGTGCTGGCAGACGGCGACCCCCTGCTGTTCGGCATTGGGGCAACCCTGGTGCGCCGCCTCGGGCCGGATGCGGTGCGGCAGCTGCCCGCCGTCAGCTCGCTGCAGCAGGCCTGCGCGCGCCTTTCGCTGCCGTGGCACAAGGTTATCTGCCTCTCGCTGCACGGGCGCGACGACCTGCGCCCCCTCAACGTGGCCTGCGGCAAAAACGCGCCGCTCTGCATCCTTACCGACGCACGCATGTCGCCAGACGTGCTGGCCCGCCACCTGCTCGACCGTGGGGTGGACTGGTTTGACGCGCATATTTTTGAACGCATGGGCGCAGAGGACGAGGCTGTCAGCCATCTGAGCATGGCTGATGCCGCCGGGCGGGAGTTTGGCCCGGCCTGCACCATGGTGCTGATACCCGCCGCCCCGGCTCGCCGTCCGCACCTGGGGCTGGACGCCGACCAGCTGGCTGTTGATCGCGGTCTTATCACCAAAAAACCCGTGCGGGCGGCCGCCCTTGCCCTGCTGCGCATCGAGGCCGGGCATGTGGTGTGGGACATCGGCTCCGGCTCTGGAGCCGTGGCGCTGGAGGCCTCGGTACTGGCGCACGAAGGGCGCGTTATCGCGGTTGAGCGGTCCGCCGGTCGCGCCATGGGCATTCAGGAAAACCGCCGTCGTTTTGGCGCTGCCAATGTGGATGTGCGCCTGGGGCAAGCGCCAGAGTGCCTGCCAGGTCTGCCAGATCCGCAGCGGGTGTTTATCGGCGGCGGTCTTTCCGGCGATGACGGCGACGATATCCTCGGCCATGTGTGCCTGCGCCTGCCGGTGGGAGGCCGCGTTGTGGTCAGCTGCGTGCTGCTGGACAGCTTCAGCCTGTGCCGCCGCTTTTTTGAGGACATGGCCTGGCCGGTGGAAGTTATGCAGATATCCGCCGCCGAAGGCAAAACCCTGGGCGGCGACGTGCACCTTTCGGCCATGAACCCCGTATTTTTGCTGGCCGCTCAAAAACCCGCGCCCGCACCCATTCAGTCCGGCGCGCAGCCAGAAGGCAGGTAAGGTATGGATGCCGCGCGGCAAAACGGGACAACCCCCGGCACAGTAACATTTGTCGGCGCCGGGCCCGGCGACCCAGATCTGATAACCGTCAAGGGCCGCAAGGCCATCGAACAGGCGGCCCTTGTGCTCTACGCGGGCTCGCTGGTGCCGCGCGAGGTGGTGGCCTGCGCCGCGCCGCAGGCCATGGTTGTGGATTCCGCCCCGCTGACGCTTGAGCAGTGCCACGCCATGGTGCGCGCTACCGCCCTTGAGGGCCGCCCCGTGGCTCGAGTGCACACGGGCGATCCCTCGCTGTACGGCGCACTGCGCGAACAGGCGGCACTGCTCGATGCCGACGGCATCCCCTGGCAGGTAATACCTGGGGTTACCGCCGCCTGCGCTGCGGCTGCCGCGGCGGGCATCACCTTTACCGTGCCCGAGGTAACCCAGAGTCTCATCATCAGCCGCCTTGAGGGACGCACCCCGGTGCCGCAGCGCGAGCACCTGCACCTGCTGGCCGAGCACAAGGCATCCATGGCCGTGTACCTTTCCGCCGCTTCGGCCCAGGCCCTGCAGGACGAACTATTGCGCAGCCTGCCTGCGGAGACCCCCGTTTTTTGCGCCCACATGGTCAGCTGGCCCGAGGAGCAGCTGTACTGGACAACCCTGGGCGAGCTTGCCCAGTGCATCACCAGCCACAACCTCACCCGGCAGACGGTTTTTCTTGTGCTGCCTGCGCAAAACAGCCAGGGCGCGCCCTCGCGCCTCTATGCCGCCAATTTTTCACACGGTTACCGGCCAGCTCGGGGCTGACCCCCTCCCGCTTTACCACGCCTCATCTAAAACAGGCAGGATGCGTTAGCGCATCCTGCCTGTTTTTCGTCCATTTTTTGTTGTGACTGTCCTGATACGCAATATTATCGTGACACGTTTGCAAAACACGTATCAATTGTTTTAGTTATCGCACAACAAACAGATTTTGCAATGTTGCATGGTTTACAAAATATACTATTTGATTGTATTTTTTTTCACAAACTGTATTATAATCGTGATAGCATCTGCAAAATTCTGCCATCTAATATGGAGTTGCAATCCATATCACCATACTATTGTCTTATTGACAATCATGGTTTTTTAAAAAGGAGTGATTCATGAACAAAGTTGACATTCAGGATTCGTACTCCCTTTTCATCGACGGCCAGTGGAAACAGGCCTCGGACGGCGGAACCTTTGAAACCTTCTGCCCTGCCAACGGCGAACGGCTGGCAACCTGCGCAGAAGCCACCAGGGAAGACGTGGACGCCGCAGTGGCAGCCGCCACCAAGGCCTGGGACAGCTGGAAAAAGGTTGACCCCATTAGCCGCGCCAATCTGCTGCTGAAGATTGCCGACATCATCGACGCCAACAAAGAGCATCTGGCCATGGTGGAGACGCTGGACAACGGCAAGCCCATCCGGGAAACCATGAATGTGGACATTCCCTTTGCTGCCGACCACTTCCGCTATTTTGCCGGCGTAGTGCGCGCCGATGAAGGCACCGCCGTCATGCTGGACGAAAACACCATGTCGCTGGTTTTCCGCGAACCTATCGGCGTGGTGGGCCAGATTGTGCCGTGGAACTTCCCCTTTCTCATGGCGGCCTGGAAGCTGGCCCCGGTGCTTGCCGCCGGGTGCTGCACCGTGTTCAAACCTTCCAACCACACATCGCTATCTGTGCTGGAATTGGCGCGGCTCATTGCTGGCGTGCTGCCAAAGGGCGTATTCAACGTCATCACGGGTCGGGGTTCCCGTTCCGGCCAGTTCATGCTTGAGCATCCGGGTTTCCGCAAGCTGGCCTTTACCGGTTCCACAGAGGTGGGCCGTCAGGTTGGTCTTGCTGCGGCCAAGCGCATCATCCCCGCCACCCTTGAGCTGGGCGGCAAATCGGCCAACATCTATTTTCCCGATTGCCAGTGGGATCTGGCCATGGACGGCCTGCAGATGGGCATTCTGTTCAATCAGGGGCAGGTGTGCTGCGCAGGGTCGCGCGTATTTGTGCATGAGGACATTTACGACCAGTTTGTGGCCGAAGCGGTGGAGCGCTTTAACCGCGTTAAGGTGGGCCTGCCATGGGATCCCTCAACCCAGATGGGCTCGCAGATTTACGAATCGCACCTCAAGGCCATCCAGCTCTGCATTGAGCAGGCCAAGGCCGAAGGCGCAACCGTGCTCTGCGGCGGCGAGCGCATCACCGATGGCGAGCTTGCCAAGGGCTGCTTTATGCGGCCGACCCTGCTCGGCAACGTCACCAACAACATGCGGGTGGCGCAGGACGAAATCTTTGGTCCTGTAGCGGTGATCATCAAGTTTCGCACTGAAGACGAAGTCATCGCCATGGCCAACGACAGCCTGTACGGCCTTGGCGGCGCTGTGTGGACGCGCGACATCAACAGGGCCATCCGCGTGAGCCGCGCCATCGAGACAGGCCGCATGTGGGTGAATACCTACAACAGCATCCCGGCGGGCGCGCCCTTTGGCGGACACAAGGAATCGGGCATAGGCCGCGAAACGCACAAGGCCATACTTGCGCACTACACGCAGCAAAAAAATATCCTCATCAATCTGTCTGAAAAACCCACCGGCTTCTACCCCTAGCGACAACCGCGCATGCTGCGAGCGATCTACGGTTGCCGCGTAACTAAAACGGCCCCGAAAGGGGCCGTTTTGACTGCAACAGGCTAAAGACCGCTTCACGACAGCGCGAGAGGCGGGCTGGCACTGACTGAAAGATCGGCAAGGCTTGAAATAATGCGAGAGGCGGAGGCCCCACGCCCCCGCTACTGGCTCAAAGGCCGCACCTCGTGGCGCGGCAAAGGCACGAAAACTGCTCGCTTCCGTTGCGGCAAAGCCGCTAACGGCTCGCGGTTTTCGGCGCTGCCGCTTCACGACAGCGCGAGAGGCGGGCTGGCACTGACTGAAAAATCGGCGAGGCTTGAAATAATGCGAGAGGCGGAGGCCCCACGCCCCCGCTACTGGCTCAGAGGCCGCACCCCGTGGCGCGGCAAAGGCACGAAAACTGCTCGCTTCCGCTGCGGCAAAGCCGCTAACGGCTCGCGGTTTTCGGCGCTGCCGCTTCACGACAGCGCGAGAGGCGGGCTGGCACTGACTGAAAGATCGGCAAGGCTTGAAATAATGCGAGAGGCGGAGGCCCCACGCCCCCGCCTCTCATAGGTGGAGAATTCGTTATGGATTGCGGACTGCCATGCCCCCTATCATGTCACGGAAAAGTGATGCTAGTGGTTTGTGTTCAGCAACGCGGGCCTAAGCCCTGCATTGCGAACGCATGGTCCTTCTGCAGCCGGTCCGGAGCTCCACTTTGGAGACCGTCCGGTTTATTGTTCGGGCGCGTCAATAATGCGCCTCACAAGAGCC is from Desulfovibrio desulfuricans and encodes:
- the cbiD gene encoding cobalt-precorrin-5B (C(1))-methyltransferase CbiD; amino-acid sequence: MTSKLREGFTTGSAATGAALAALQLLRMGCAPAEVHVPLPPFDAEPQGRDSNIFTPRGWLQLPVANCAPGPAPELVAAWNAGTSARSDPPPQGIIRAAHASIIKDGGDDPDATSGARITATVVEHVAAQQHADLADLGSIIIKGGPGVGRVTLPGLPVPVGQAAVNPVPRQQITLALQAWERQRGNVPNGAQAGTQEGHTALTVFVSVPEGAQLAQKTFNPRLGIEGGISILGTQGTVRPFSHAAWKATIEQGLSVAAATGCRSICLTTGRRSERLLMERNPLLPARCFVQVADFAKFSLHAAGLLGFERIVWGCFFGKLVKLAQGHAYTHAQNATLDMQALAQMARAANATSAEAVGRCITAAHALELLLADKAGPRVLEQVARQAVRTAQNFAGCPVSLHLFHTDGRELLAL
- the cbiE gene encoding precorrin-6y C5,15-methyltransferase (decarboxylating) subunit CbiE, whose amino-acid sequence is MKQQVSLPGLAVPSHAHTTPTKDDAAAIPLLRAAEAGTGAPASNAAQQLGPADEATTQAAPTAQPEMAAPQDHTPAAAVAADNAAPIGMAEPAPQTGAYPAPDMRPDDNPSPQATAPATEYALHSSIADVAADAMTPQPAGPADFADFIDFSGPAYPADTSTAQSAGTAEQTPSAGPAHEADTTTLAEEADTVAPADDPASAPFTYAVPATAPLADAAAPPVATHAEPHAAAHAAVEETDTARTTAEAAPTPVGMAEQDDWPPMSEMLQSFFIFEPTTAAPHPITVMGLDCARPRGLAGLAEAQRRLAEEADVICAGRMLLEEFSGRSLMTDGPDAEGEQTSTGTPALKARLLPLSTPLEPLLTRLSQLRAAGERVLVLADGDPLLFGIGATLVRRLGPDAVRQLPAVSSLQQACARLSLPWHKVICLSLHGRDDLRPLNVACGKNAPLCILTDARMSPDVLARHLLDRGVDWFDAHIFERMGAEDEAVSHLSMADAAGREFGPACTMVLIPAAPARRPHLGLDADQLAVDRGLITKKPVRAAALALLRIEAGHVVWDIGSGSGAVALEASVLAHEGRVIAVERSAGRAMGIQENRRRFGAANVDVRLGQAPECLPGLPDPQRVFIGGGLSGDDGDDILGHVCLRLPVGGRVVVSCVLLDSFSLCRRFFEDMAWPVEVMQISAAEGKTLGGDVHLSAMNPVFLLAAQKPAPAPIQSGAQPEGR
- the cobM gene encoding precorrin-4 C(11)-methyltransferase, translated to MDAARQNGTTPGTVTFVGAGPGDPDLITVKGRKAIEQAALVLYAGSLVPREVVACAAPQAMVVDSAPLTLEQCHAMVRATALEGRPVARVHTGDPSLYGALREQAALLDADGIPWQVIPGVTAACAAAAAAGITFTVPEVTQSLIISRLEGRTPVPQREHLHLLAEHKASMAVYLSAASAQALQDELLRSLPAETPVFCAHMVSWPEEQLYWTTLGELAQCITSHNLTRQTVFLVLPAQNSQGAPSRLYAANFSHGYRPARG
- a CDS encoding aldehyde dehydrogenase family protein, translated to MNKVDIQDSYSLFIDGQWKQASDGGTFETFCPANGERLATCAEATREDVDAAVAAATKAWDSWKKVDPISRANLLLKIADIIDANKEHLAMVETLDNGKPIRETMNVDIPFAADHFRYFAGVVRADEGTAVMLDENTMSLVFREPIGVVGQIVPWNFPFLMAAWKLAPVLAAGCCTVFKPSNHTSLSVLELARLIAGVLPKGVFNVITGRGSRSGQFMLEHPGFRKLAFTGSTEVGRQVGLAAAKRIIPATLELGGKSANIYFPDCQWDLAMDGLQMGILFNQGQVCCAGSRVFVHEDIYDQFVAEAVERFNRVKVGLPWDPSTQMGSQIYESHLKAIQLCIEQAKAEGATVLCGGERITDGELAKGCFMRPTLLGNVTNNMRVAQDEIFGPVAVIIKFRTEDEVIAMANDSLYGLGGAVWTRDINRAIRVSRAIETGRMWVNTYNSIPAGAPFGGHKESGIGRETHKAILAHYTQQKNILINLSEKPTGFYP